Sequence from the Magallana gigas chromosome 4, xbMagGiga1.1, whole genome shotgun sequence genome:
AAGAGAGGTCAGGAAGGATTGCAGAAAACAGGAATGTCCATGGAAGAGAAACTTTTAGGAACCCCAACGGTGGCTAAAAGGACCCCCAAAAGGACCCCCCAAATTTTGGCTAGAGGAGGACCCAAAACAGGGGGTAttagtggtagtagtagtagtaatattagaaaaagaaaaagaactaTTAAGTTGGGGACAGGTAAAAAGGCAAGGACCATTGACATCTTTGACTGATCCCTATAAAAAGGCAGTCAGTTCTCTCTTTCTTCTCAGTttgatttattaattcaaaagctacacatcaaaacaacatcaaaaatGATGCACCGAGAGTCATGCATGTGTGGGATGGAGAATTTGGAATTGTTTCAAGTTCCCCCCACCAATATAGCCCTAGAAGAATCCAAATGGATGGAATACTATCCCATCTCCAGTACTCTCCAATCGGAAACAGCACCCATTGAATTCGACATTCAAGGACAAGGAGATGAATACATTGATCTCTCTCAGACTTATGTTCAGATTGTCTGCAAATTCACTAAAGATGATGGCACTGCCTTGACAGGAGCTAACACTAGTGTCACTCCGGTCAATAACATTATACACTCCTTATTCTCGGAAATCGATGTCACTCTGAATGGTAAAATCATCACTCCAGGAACGGATACTTATCCTTACAAAGCTTACCTGGAGAAATTACTCTCCTATCGACCCAAAACTTTAGAAACTCAAATGAAAGCATGTAGTTTGTGGGAAAAAGACACAGCAGGTCATATGGATGATGCCTTAACCACTGCACCCACCCAGACCAAAACTCAATTTAATGTGGTAGATGACAAAGTAACAGTAAATGCCGCTCAGCTGGGGTTTCCCCTACCCGCCGGTGGCGAGAATGAAGGTCTAAGAAGACGCCGCGATGCGATCGAAAACAGTAAAAAGATTACTTTAATTGACCGACTTTACGTAGATCTCTTTCAACAGGACAGATTTATTCCCAATGGAGTAGACATTCGATTGAGATTCAATCGAGCCAAACCTGCCTTTCACCTGATGGCTCATGCAGGAAGCACAGGGAAAATCAGCATTCTGAGCATGTTACTGTGGGTGAGAAAAGTCAAACCTACGGCTACGGTACTCAATGCCATCAACGAAAGATTAAATTCCGAAACGGCTAAATTTCCCTTGAGACGAGTGGAGGTCAAAACCTTTACCATTCCACAAGGAACTCAATCCAAAATCACCGATCATCTGTTTCAGGGTCAGATGCCGAAAAGAATCGTTTTGGGATTTGTAGAAAATGCTGCTTTCAATGGCGATCTCACTAAAAATCCCTTCAATTTCAAGAATGCCAATGTCAAAAAGTTAGACGTGAGCATTAACGGGGAAACCATAACTACCAGGCCCTTCGAACCGGATTTCGCTAACGATTTGTATCTCCGATCCTATCTGAGTTTATATCAAGCTTTAGGTAAATTTGGAGAAGATTGGGCTCCTGACATCAGTTTCGAAGAATATAAAGACGGTTACACCCTGTGGTGCGTAGACTTCACCAAAGATCAGGAGGCGCAGCTGGACAAATTTCATCTCATTGAAACGGGGAATTTGAGAATCGAAGTTCAATTTTCACAAAACACGGCAACAACCCTCAATTGTTTGGTGTATGCTGAATTTGATAACTTGTTGGAAATCAACAAACAGAGAGAAGTCAGTGTtgactattaaaaaaaacaatggacACTGATCAATTGAAAAACGTTTTATCCAGAGATTTAGGCTCCTCTTTTGGGGGTGTCTACCCTGTTGATCTAATACCAGATCATTTAATTTCTAACCAAAAAGCCATTGTGATCAACTTAGATCCTCACTATAAACCGGGATCTCATTGGGTTTGTCTGTATTTAAGTGGCAATAGGGTAGAATATTTCGATTCTTATGGGTTACCCCCCTTTTCTAAAAACATCAAAGTCTTTCTTGACAAGAACAGTAACGACATACATTATAATCAAAGACAATATCAGGATTTCAATACCGATGTGTGCGGACAATACTGTGTTTATTTTCTACATGAGAGACACAGGCGAGGGAGTGTGGCGTTAGACCGTTTATTTCCTGAAAATTGGAAACCCAAACAAACAGATCGTATTGTCTTTAATTGGTTTAATCAAACCTATCGTAAACCTAAAACCCGCAGGGGACAGTGCTGTAAGACCTTCaaagaaaattgtatttgcTGGGAAAAAACTTGGCAAGGATTCAAAAATTGATGACGTGATTGGAAAAACCCAGAGCTCTAGTGGGAAAAACCCATGACGTCATTGGAAATACCCACAGAGGCTTTATAACAGAGCACTCCTTGACAATTCATCATCACTTTTTTTGAGCTCTGATGGGAAACATATTTTCCAAACCAGTAAAGAAAATGAACACCTATGAAAAAGACATCATTCCTGACGATAGGAAATTCTATGAAATGACTGAAGAGGATGAGTATGAATCGACGATGAATGCTAAAGAAGGAGGCTTAGACATCATTCCTGAGGAAAGGAAATTCGACCCACCCCTGTATGAGCCCCCGGAGGAGGTCGATGAGGGTGGTGCTGATGATGAAATGAGTTCCGATATAACCTCTGACATAACCGCTGAGGAAGAGGATCAATTGGAAgaggaaagagaaaaaaagagaaggaAGGAG
This genomic interval carries:
- the LOC117687456 gene encoding uncharacterized protein F54H12.2-like, with product MMHRESCMCGMENLELFQVPPTNIALEESKWMEYYPISSTLQSETAPIEFDIQGQGDEYIDLSQTYVQIVCKFTKDDGTALTGANTSVTPVNNIIHSLFSEIDVTLNGKIITPGTDTYPYKAYLEKLLSYRPKTLETQMKACSLWEKDTAGHMDDALTTAPTQTKTQFNVVDDKVTVNAAQLGFPLPAGGENEGLRRRRDAIENSKKITLIDRLYVDLFQQDRFIPNGVDIRLRFNRAKPAFHLMAHAGSTGKISILSMLLWVRKVKPTATVLNAINERLNSETAKFPLRRVEVKTFTIPQGTQSKITDHLFQGQMPKRIVLGFVENAAFNGDLTKNPFNFKNANVKKLDVSINGETITTRPFEPDFANDLYLRSYLSLYQALGKFGEDWAPDISFEEYKDGYTLWCVDFTKDQEAQLDKFHLIETGNLRIEVQFSQNTATTLNCLVYAEFDNLLEINKQREVSVDY